A region of the Mus musculus strain C57BL/6J chromosome X, GRCm38.p6 C57BL/6J genome:
gaaagaaagaaagaaagaaagaaagaaagaaagaaagaaagaaagaaagaaagaaagaaagaaagaaaggaagaaaggaaggaaggaaggaaggaaggaaggaaggaaggaagaaagaaagaaagaaagaaagaaagaaagaaagaaagaaagaaagaaagaaagaaagaaagacagacagacacaaaaaacagCTTTGGGGCAGGGGATATAGCACCTAAGTTCAgtggttttgtgtttgtgatcctgtaatcccagcacttgggaaatgagGCCGAAGGAtcaatgatattttttttctgagacagggtttcactgtatagccctggctgtcctgggactcagactcactcagtagaccaggctggcctcgaactcagaaatctgcctgcctctacctaccaagtgctgggattaaaggcatgcgccatcactgcctggcaggaTCAATGATTTGAAGTCAACTTAGGCTGCATAGTAAATTTcatgccagcctgagctatagaatgaaatcctatttcaaaaaaaaaaaaaaaaaaaaaggaagcaatgtgcagtgccttcaatcccagcactcaggaggcagaggcacatgatctctgtgagtttaggccagcctggtctacagagtgagttccaggatagccagggctacacaataagactctgtctcactgggcggtggtggcgcacccctttaatcccagcacttgggaggcagagacaggcggatttctgagttcaaggccagcctggtctacaaagtgagttccaggacagccagagctaacacagagaaaccctgtctggaaaagcaaaaaaacaaaaaatacaaaaaaaaaaaaaaaatactacaaaaaaaaacccaaataaacaaaaagactaAGCATTAAAAAACGACAACTTTAGAGTACAAATTACTAACAGCTAGGCTTGCCTGATAAACTTGAAAATAGTCAGGATATAAAACAGAGATGAACCTattcatgttttttgttgttgttgttgagagaaGACAAATGTCAGCAGTAGAGAGCTGCATGACATGTAAGACCTACATGACATGTAAGATTGGACCTGCCTAATGACTTAGCCTGAGAAGAGTGGAAGGAGTTTGTTGAGTTAGTTATAAAAATTATTCTCTGTGCTCTATCAGCACACCAGATGGCCGTAAACTTTTCTGATAATTAACAAGCGTTTGTTCTTTTGACTTGGTTATTGTCTCCTATTCAAAGGAATTGATTATAGCACTTGGAACCATTAATTTACCAAAAAAGTCCCAAAGAAACCTATttgctagaaagaaagaaagccaagccAAGGAGGCCCCGAGGAGAATGCCTGGGATCCCCGGCTGGCAGAGGACTGAGCCTAAGACAAGTAGATTCAACGAGCTTTAGGTTCATtgagtggcactgtttgaaaaaaataaaaagaatgaagtgaAAAGATGTTGTTTTGACATCTAAAGTCAAagtctggcctctgcacacagcatacacagacacatacatagacacagacacagacacacacacacgcacacacatccacacatgaatacacgtaaccacacacacacacacacacacacacacacacacctgtatgcacatatatacacacaaattataatttaaataaatttgctggggttagggatgtagctcagtgataaaacATTTGTTTATCATACACAAGGTCTTGCATTTGATCCCCttcaccagaaagaaagaaagaaagaaagaaagaaagaaagaaagaaagaaagaaagaaagaaagaaagaaagagcgagagagagcgagagagagggagagagagagaggaaagaaggaaggaaggaaggaaggaaggaaggaaggaaggaaggaaggaaggaaggaaggaaggaaggaaggataattTCTTAAAAGTatatactggggctggagagatggtttagtgggtaagagcactgactgtacttccgaaggtcctgagttcaaatcccagcaaccacatggtggctcacaaccatccataatgagatctgatgtcctcttctggggtgtctgaagacagctagagtgtacttacctataataaagaaataaattttaaaaagtatatactgAAAACCTTAAAAAGTTGGAAACAAAActtttatgcttttcttttttctttttttcttttttattagatatttccccAGGAAATATGATTTTCTCCCAGGAAATATGATTCCCCCCCGAAACactctatcccatccctcctcctcctgtttctttctatgagggtgctcctccacccattcacccactcccacctccctgccctagcattccgctacactggggcatccagccttcacaggaccaagggcctcttctcccattgatgcccaacaaggccatcctctgctacatatggagctagagacatgggtccctccacgtggactccttggttggtgatttagtccctgggagccgtggggagtctggttggttcatattgctgttcttcctatggggttccaaccccttcagcttcttcagtcctttctctaactcctccactggggaccctatgcttagtccagtgattggctgcaagcaccctcctctgtacttgtcagactctggcagagcctctcaagagacaaccatatcaggctcttgtcagcaagcacttgcacTCTAAAGTTTTAGTTGGGAAGCTGGTGCTTAGACTAGCAGAAATTGGGGGAGGGTAGTTAACTTAAGCAGGCTCCAATGTAGGGGCCCagtgtttcctcttcctctctagtTCTACCAAAGCTGACTGTCTTGAGgagttattttgaaaatgaaCCATCAGATATTATTTATTACACATgcttgcatgcatacacacatgtatacatacatacaataaagaaGGTCAAGAGGTTAGATTGCCATGAATTCTAGCCTTTGGAGAGGCTGGGGCAGTAAAATCATTTAAACCTAGCCCTAGCTGCATACTCTAGTATAACAccattaaaataaagaaaggagaCAGACTATCAGGCTGGGGATATAGCCCACTAGTGGAGTGCTTTCCTAACATGTGTAAGACCTAGTTAGGCCTCCAGtgtcacagacacatacatacacattcacctaAAGTTGAGTGTGGTATTGCATGCCTAtagcccagcactgggaggcagcaGTGAGAGAATAAAGGTAAAGGCCACCTTCGCCTTCATGAAACCCTGActgaaaaaccaaccaagcatgctggtgagatggcttagaggttaagagtactgactgctcttccagaggtcctgagttcaattcccagtaactacatggtggcttccaaccatctgtaatggggtctgatacaTTCTTTTggtgtaaatctttttttttttaaatcaaaccagaaaagagaaaaattaaaagactGCTATTTTCTTAGCCCTAATACTTTTGTATTTGTTtaaatgtacatgtacatatataaggTATAAACAGTAGGGAATACACCTATGAGACAAGAAATCCAATATCTGAttgcatttatattttgttttggttgggatcAAACCCATGGCCTAAACAAATAGGTGAGCTATATCCCAACTCCTTTTAATTGCATATATTTTCCAAGCAATAACATTGGTTTTATATTGAATGCTACAattttgctctttttttaaaaaaattaaatttatttatttaaaattcttttctttttaaaattaggtattttctttatttacatttcaaatgttatcccatcatttcctagtttcccctccaaaaatcccctgtcccctcctcccttcccccattttGTTCTTTCCTAACCTAAATAGTGCTTTTCTGTTGAAAGTTAAGATGGCAAGTCAGGCATGGCAGCCCATTCGTGTAGTCCTAGTACACTAGTAGtattggaggtagaggcagaaggatcagaagttcattcTCAATTACTTGAAGGCAAGCTAGGCTATTTGAAAAGCCCTCATTTCCACAAAACAGGCAAGTTAAGTTTGCAGCAATAAACTAACAATAGAGTGTGTTAAACTGTGAGTCTCAGGTAGTACAGGGCTgcacagcaagaccctgcctcaaattaGTGAATTAAGCTAACATAACAAATATGCAAAGGGATTTCTTTGTGATTTAGGAAGTAATCAAGTTTTCTTGTTACGTACCCAATGTTACTGTAGTGTAGGCCTCCTGAGTCTGGgactacaggcctgtgccaccacatctaAAGGGACTAACTGAATTAGGAAATATTCTACAGGTCagaattcctgaacagaaagaGATTCATCCCCAAATTTAGTAACTCAAGTGTTGAAAACCAACCCCAAAAAAGGTAGGCGTGTGTAACAGTACATATATGTAGCCCTAGCACTCATGATGCCCAGGGAAAAGAATCTTGAGTTCAAGACGAGGCTGGAGTAGGTGGTGAGATGATATCGGGATGTCTGGGAAAACTAAAACTAAACCAACCTAAAgtaaactaaattaaaataaaatagaaaagtgtggggcatggtggcacacgcctttaatcccagcactcaagaggcagaggcaggcggatttctgagttcgaggccagtctcttgaaaaaaacttaaaaaaaaaaaaaaaaaaaaaagcccaaaggcTTTGTGATGTACGTGGCCATTGAGGCCGTGTGCAAAGCTCATTAACGTCACAGAGGCCTGCCAGGAAAAGCGACCATTTCCATCTAAGCCATCCTAGGCAGGTAGCCTCGGGGCCCGTGGCAGTGGGGTGTGGGCCTGCTCACCGGAAGATCTCACCGTACCCATGAGCAGTAAAAGTTGCTTCAAGTGTGGACACTCTGGCCACTGGGCCCGGGAGTGTCCTAAGGGAGGAACCCGAGGGCGAACAGCAAGAGGTCGTACCAGAGGTCCCCAGTGCAGCACCGCCAACCAGTCCGATGTTTGTTATCGCTGTGGTGAAACTGGTCACTACGCCAAGGACTGTGATCTTCTCCAGGATACCTGCTACAACTGCGGGAGAAGAGGACACATAGCTAAGGACTGTACCCAGGCTAAACGAGAGAGGGAGCAGTGCTGTTACATCTGCAGTCAGCCTGGTCATCTGGCTCGGGACTGCAACCGGCAAGAAGAACAGAAATGCTACACTTGTGGTGAATTTGGGCACATCCAGAAAGATTGTACCCAAATTAAGTGCTACAGATGTGGTGAGAATGGCCACATGGCGGTGAACTGCAGCAAGACGAGCGAAGTCAGCTGCTACCGCTGTGGAGAGTCTGGACATCTGGCTCGGGAATGCCCCATTGAGGCTACCGCTTAGTAACCCCCTTAAACGCCATCCTTTACTAAGTACGCTGTTTCTAACATTTCTTTGCTAATCAAAAACGTGATAGATGGAAGCTACTCCTATACCATTATAATTATCATCTTAAAGCAAGAAAAGACTGGGGGGGAAACATGTCAAAAATGTTATAATCAATATGCTATTTGGTT
Encoded here:
- the Zcchc13 gene encoding zinc finger CCHC domain-containing protein 13, with the translated sequence MSSKSCFKCGHSGHWARECPKGGTRGRTARGRTRGPQCSTANQSDVCYRCGETGHYAKDCDLLQDTCYNCGRRGHIAKDCTQAKREREQCCYICSQPGHLARDCNRQEEQKCYTCGEFGHIQKDCTQIKCYRCGENGHMAVNCSKTSEVSCYRCGESGHLARECPIEATA